A DNA window from Hymenobacter aquaticus contains the following coding sequences:
- a CDS encoding prephenate dehydratase: MLSTVAIQGFEGSFHQIAARHYFGPAALTAPCATFGEVVRQVSSGTAGHGLMAIENSIAGSILPNYNLLRQAGLRVTGEVYLQIRQHLMALPGQPLDDIREVHSHPMALLQCADFLSQHGPWRLVETEDTALSAQRIREGLRTGTAAVAGKLAAELFDLEILAKDIHSEKKNYTRFLVVDRPENAAAVVAPNKASLYFHTTHAQGSLAQVLIRIADQGINLSKLQSFPIPAKTWHYYFHADLEFDDPAQLEAALQAMKPVTEGLEVLGIYHKGTTHK; encoded by the coding sequence ATGCTTTCCACCGTCGCCATCCAGGGCTTTGAAGGTAGTTTTCACCAGATAGCCGCCCGCCACTACTTCGGCCCCGCGGCCCTGACGGCGCCCTGCGCCACGTTTGGGGAAGTGGTGCGCCAGGTGAGCAGCGGCACGGCCGGGCACGGGCTGATGGCCATTGAAAACTCCATTGCCGGCAGCATCTTGCCCAACTACAACCTGCTGCGCCAGGCCGGCCTGCGCGTGACCGGGGAAGTGTACCTGCAAATCCGCCAGCACCTGATGGCGTTGCCCGGCCAGCCGCTCGACGACATCAGGGAAGTGCACTCCCACCCCATGGCCCTGCTGCAGTGCGCCGACTTCCTGAGCCAGCACGGCCCCTGGCGCCTGGTCGAGACGGAGGACACGGCCCTGAGCGCCCAGCGCATCCGGGAGGGGCTGCGCACCGGCACCGCCGCCGTGGCCGGCAAGCTGGCCGCCGAGCTGTTCGATCTGGAAATCCTGGCCAAGGACATTCACTCCGAAAAGAAGAACTACACCCGCTTTCTAGTGGTCGACCGGCCCGAAAATGCGGCGGCGGTGGTGGCGCCCAACAAGGCCTCGCTCTACTTCCACACCACCCACGCCCAGGGCAGCCTGGCCCAGGTGCTCATCCGCATTGCCGACCAAGGCATCAACCTCTCCAAGCTGCAGTCCTTCCCGATTCCGGCCAAAACCTGGCACTACTACTTCCACGCCGACCTCGAATTCGACGACCCGGCCCAGCTCGAAGCGGCGTTGCAAGCCATGAAGCCGGTGACCGAGGGCCTGGAAGTGCTGGGCATCTACCACAAAGGCACCACGCATAAGTGA